A part of Rhinolophus ferrumequinum isolate MPI-CBG mRhiFer1 chromosome 11, mRhiFer1_v1.p, whole genome shotgun sequence genomic DNA contains:
- the CPSF7 gene encoding cleavage and polyadenylation specificity factor subunit 7 isoform X1, producing the protein MSEGVDLIDIYADEEFNQDPEFNNTDQIDLYDDVLTATSQPSDDRSSSTEPPPPVRQEPSPKPNNKTPAILYTYSGLRNRRAAVYVGSFSWWTTDQQLIQVIRSIGVYDVVELKFAENRANGQSKGYAEVVVASENSVHKLLELLPGKVLNGEKVDVRPATRQNLSQFEAQARKRECVRVPRGGIPPRAHSRDSSDSADGRATPSENLVSSSSRVDKPPSVLPYFNRPPSALPLMGLPPPPIPPPPPLSSSFGVPPPPPGIHYQHLMPPPPRLPPHLAVPPPGAIPPALHLNPAFFPPPNATVGPPPDTYMKASAPYNHHGSRDSGPPPSTVSEAEFEEIMKRNRAISSSAISKAVSGASAGDYSDAIETLLTAIAVIKQSRVANDERCRVLVSSLKDCLHGIEAKSYSVGASGSSSRKRHRSRERSPSRSRESSRRHRDLLHNEDRHDDYFQERNREHERHRDRERDRHH; encoded by the exons GACCCAGAGTTCAACAATACAGATCAGATTGACCTGTATGATGACGTGTTGACAGCCACTTCACAGCCCTCTGATGACAGAAGCAGCAGCACTGAGCCACCTCCTCCTGTTCGCCAGGAGCCATCTCCCAAGCCCAATAACAAGACCCCTGCAATTCTCTACACCTACAGTGGCCTGCGTAATAGGCGAGCTGCTGTGTATGTGGGCAGCTTCTCCTGG TGGACCACAGACCAGCAGCTGATCCAGGTTATTCGCTCTATAGGAGTCTATGATGTGGTGGAATTGAAATTTGCAGAGAATCGAGCAAATGGCCAGTCCAAAGG gtaCGCTGAGGTGGTGGTAGCTTCTGAAAACTCTGTCCACAAGTTGTTGGAACTCCTGCCAGGAAAAGTTCTTAATGGGGAAAAAGTGGACGTGAGGCCAGCCACCAGGCAGAACCTGTCACAGTTTGAGGCACAGGCTCGGAAACGTGAGTGCGTCCGAGTCCCAAGAGGGG GAATACCTCCACGGGCCCACTCCCGAGATTCTAGTGATTCTGCTGATGGACGGGCCACACCCTCTGAGAACCTTGTATCCTCATCTTCCCGTGTGGATAAGCCCCCCAGTGTGCTGCCCTACTTCAATCGCCCTCCTTCAGCCCTTCCCTTGAtgggcctgcccccacccccaattccacCACCTCCACCTCTCTCCTCAAGCTTTGgggtccctcctcctcctcctggcatTCACTACCAGCATCTCATGCCCCCTCCTCCTCGATTACCTCCTCATCTGGCTGTACCTCCCCCTGGGGCCATCCCGCCTGCCCTTCACCTCAATCCAGCCTTCTTCCCTCCACCAAATGCTACAGTGGGGCCTCCACCAGATACATACATGAAGGCCTCAGCACCCTATAACCACCATGGAAG CCGAGATTCGGGCCCTCCGCCATCTACAGTGAGTGAAGCAGAATTTGAAGAGATCATGAAGCGAAACAGAGCGATTTCCAGCAGTGCCATTTCCAAAGCGGTATCTGGAGCCAGTGCAG GGGATTACAGTGACGCGATTGAGACGCTGCTCACAGCCATTGCTGTTATCAAACAGTCCCGGGTCGCCAATGATGAGCGTTGCCGTGTCCTCGTCTCCTCTCTTAAGGACTGTCTTCATGGCATTGAAGCCAAGTCCTACAGTGTGGGTGCCAGCGGGAGCTCGTCCAG GAAAAGACATCGGTCCCGAGAGAGGTCACCTAGCCGGTCCCGAGAGAGCAGCAGGAGGCACCGGGACCTGCTTCACAATGAAGATCGGCATGATGATTATTTCCAAGAAAGGAACCGAGAGCACGAGAGACACCGGGATAGAGAACGGGACCGGCATCACTGA
- the CPSF7 gene encoding cleavage and polyadenylation specificity factor subunit 7 isoform X2, which yields MSEGVDLIDIYADEEFNQDPEFNNTDQIDLYDDVLTATSQPSDDRSSSTEPPPPVRQEPSPKPNNKTPAILYTYSGLRNRRAAVYVGSFSWWTTDQQLIQVIRSIGVYDVVELKFAENRANGQSKGYAEVVVASENSVHKLLELLPGKVLNGEKVDVRPATRQNLSQFEAQARKRIPPRAHSRDSSDSADGRATPSENLVSSSSRVDKPPSVLPYFNRPPSALPLMGLPPPPIPPPPPLSSSFGVPPPPPGIHYQHLMPPPPRLPPHLAVPPPGAIPPALHLNPAFFPPPNATVGPPPDTYMKASAPYNHHGSRDSGPPPSTVSEAEFEEIMKRNRAISSSAISKAVSGASAGDYSDAIETLLTAIAVIKQSRVANDERCRVLVSSLKDCLHGIEAKSYSVGASGSSSRKRHRSRERSPSRSRESSRRHRDLLHNEDRHDDYFQERNREHERHRDRERDRHH from the exons GACCCAGAGTTCAACAATACAGATCAGATTGACCTGTATGATGACGTGTTGACAGCCACTTCACAGCCCTCTGATGACAGAAGCAGCAGCACTGAGCCACCTCCTCCTGTTCGCCAGGAGCCATCTCCCAAGCCCAATAACAAGACCCCTGCAATTCTCTACACCTACAGTGGCCTGCGTAATAGGCGAGCTGCTGTGTATGTGGGCAGCTTCTCCTGG TGGACCACAGACCAGCAGCTGATCCAGGTTATTCGCTCTATAGGAGTCTATGATGTGGTGGAATTGAAATTTGCAGAGAATCGAGCAAATGGCCAGTCCAAAGG gtaCGCTGAGGTGGTGGTAGCTTCTGAAAACTCTGTCCACAAGTTGTTGGAACTCCTGCCAGGAAAAGTTCTTAATGGGGAAAAAGTGGACGTGAGGCCAGCCACCAGGCAGAACCTGTCACAGTTTGAGGCACAGGCTCGGAAAC GAATACCTCCACGGGCCCACTCCCGAGATTCTAGTGATTCTGCTGATGGACGGGCCACACCCTCTGAGAACCTTGTATCCTCATCTTCCCGTGTGGATAAGCCCCCCAGTGTGCTGCCCTACTTCAATCGCCCTCCTTCAGCCCTTCCCTTGAtgggcctgcccccacccccaattccacCACCTCCACCTCTCTCCTCAAGCTTTGgggtccctcctcctcctcctggcatTCACTACCAGCATCTCATGCCCCCTCCTCCTCGATTACCTCCTCATCTGGCTGTACCTCCCCCTGGGGCCATCCCGCCTGCCCTTCACCTCAATCCAGCCTTCTTCCCTCCACCAAATGCTACAGTGGGGCCTCCACCAGATACATACATGAAGGCCTCAGCACCCTATAACCACCATGGAAG CCGAGATTCGGGCCCTCCGCCATCTACAGTGAGTGAAGCAGAATTTGAAGAGATCATGAAGCGAAACAGAGCGATTTCCAGCAGTGCCATTTCCAAAGCGGTATCTGGAGCCAGTGCAG GGGATTACAGTGACGCGATTGAGACGCTGCTCACAGCCATTGCTGTTATCAAACAGTCCCGGGTCGCCAATGATGAGCGTTGCCGTGTCCTCGTCTCCTCTCTTAAGGACTGTCTTCATGGCATTGAAGCCAAGTCCTACAGTGTGGGTGCCAGCGGGAGCTCGTCCAG GAAAAGACATCGGTCCCGAGAGAGGTCACCTAGCCGGTCCCGAGAGAGCAGCAGGAGGCACCGGGACCTGCTTCACAATGAAGATCGGCATGATGATTATTTCCAAGAAAGGAACCGAGAGCACGAGAGACACCGGGATAGAGAACGGGACCGGCATCACTGA